A section of the Sulfuricurvum kujiense DSM 16994 genome encodes:
- a CDS encoding GNAT family N-acetyltransferase, whose product MQELEILNQNYHLIAKAITYIDTHFKNQPSIDEIAKNIGMSKYHFMRVFKEYVGVTPKQFLHSVTLNYAKEHIKESKSLLDSTLDIGLSSSSRLHELFVNLIGVTPKEWKEKGKDVTITYGFGLTPFGEALIAYTDKGVCYLGFIDKNKEAIFKRFNELWENANLQHDDEKAQTYLENIFIKNKKYNLMVKGTNLQINVWKALINLPDGAVTTYQDIANTIDNPKAVRAVASAIGENHIGYLIPCHRVIAKSGAMSGYRWGIERKKILIAYESVSKETPLTYRTATTEDIPSLCRLLDQLFSQEAEFTPDSANQTKALKKIIDDENIGEIYVASKEGEIVGMANLLYTVSTALGGTVAILEDMVIDENHRGEDIGSFLLEYVLTISKEKGIQRLTLLTDGDNIAAHRFYEGMGFEKSSMIPLRIQL is encoded by the coding sequence ATGCAAGAGCTCGAAATATTAAACCAAAATTATCATCTCATTGCCAAAGCCATCACCTATATCGACACCCATTTCAAAAATCAGCCCTCTATCGATGAAATCGCTAAAAATATCGGTATGAGTAAATACCATTTTATGCGGGTGTTTAAAGAGTATGTCGGAGTAACCCCCAAACAATTTCTCCACTCCGTAACACTAAACTATGCCAAAGAGCATATCAAAGAGTCTAAATCTCTGTTGGACAGTACGCTGGATATCGGATTATCCAGTTCCAGCAGACTTCATGAACTTTTTGTCAATCTCATCGGGGTTACCCCAAAAGAGTGGAAAGAAAAAGGAAAAGACGTCACCATCACCTACGGTTTCGGGCTCACCCCCTTCGGTGAAGCACTGATCGCCTACACGGACAAAGGGGTCTGTTATTTAGGGTTTATCGATAAAAACAAAGAGGCTATTTTTAAACGATTTAATGAACTGTGGGAAAATGCAAACCTGCAACACGATGATGAAAAAGCGCAAACCTATTTGGAAAATATTTTTATCAAAAACAAAAAATACAACCTCATGGTCAAAGGGACAAACCTCCAAATCAATGTATGGAAAGCCCTCATCAATCTCCCAGATGGTGCAGTAACAACCTATCAAGATATCGCCAATACTATCGATAATCCCAAAGCGGTGCGCGCGGTAGCCAGTGCAATCGGTGAAAACCATATCGGCTATCTCATCCCCTGTCACCGTGTCATCGCCAAAAGTGGTGCTATGAGTGGGTATCGGTGGGGGATTGAGCGCAAAAAGATCCTCATCGCCTATGAGTCAGTCTCAAAAGAGACACCTCTCACGTACCGAACGGCAACCACCGAGGATATCCCAAGTCTCTGTCGCCTACTAGATCAGCTCTTCTCACAAGAAGCGGAGTTTACACCTGATAGTGCGAATCAGACAAAGGCATTGAAAAAAATCATCGACGATGAGAATATCGGTGAGATATACGTTGCATCCAAAGAGGGCGAGATTGTGGGGATGGCAAACCTGCTCTACACCGTGTCGACGGCATTGGGAGGAACGGTAGCCATTCTCGAAGATATGGTTATCGACGAGAATCACCGAGGAGAGGATATCGGCTCATTCTTACTCGAATACGTCCTCACAATCAGCAAAGAAAAGGGGATTCAGCGCCTTACCCTCCTCACCGATGGAGACAATATCGCGGCTCACCGCTTTTACGAGGGCATGGGATTTGAAAAGTCCTCCATGATTCCGTTACGAATTCAACTCTAA
- a CDS encoding GMP synthase: MTIWQHVPFENEAAIGEWARMKGITYRIIRCWENEPLEADDLLVVLGGSMSAYDDIGFIKNEIEFLRKRIESGGKIFGICLGAQLLASAMGSRVYSSGTREAGWRSIDLMPHPLTDSLDKTQCVFHWHGDTFDLPNDTVRIARNDAFENQAFATVDGRIIATQFHFETTAESMGKLLDADGEYLQSDSVFVADTDTIQSEAHHIPTANKTLFELLDRWNQTLS, encoded by the coding sequence ATGACGATTTGGCAACATGTACCGTTTGAAAACGAAGCGGCAATCGGCGAGTGGGCACGTATGAAGGGAATCACTTACCGCATCATCCGATGTTGGGAAAACGAACCCTTGGAAGCGGATGATTTACTGGTGGTATTGGGCGGATCGATGAGTGCGTATGATGATATAGGTTTCATTAAAAACGAAATCGAATTTTTACGTAAACGGATTGAATCAGGAGGCAAAATTTTCGGTATCTGTTTGGGCGCGCAATTGTTGGCAAGCGCGATGGGATCACGGGTCTATTCTTCCGGAACGCGCGAGGCAGGATGGAGAAGTATCGACCTCATGCCTCATCCGCTCACCGATTCACTGGATAAGACCCAATGCGTCTTTCATTGGCATGGAGATACGTTTGATCTACCAAACGATACCGTCCGTATTGCACGAAATGATGCTTTTGAGAATCAGGCGTTTGCCACGGTGGATGGACGGATCATCGCTACTCAATTTCATTTTGAGACGACAGCGGAGAGTATGGGGAAACTTTTAGATGCCGATGGTGAGTATCTTCAATCTGACTCTGTGTTTGTTGCCGATACCGATACGATCCAATCTGAAGCGCATCACATCCCTACAGCCAATAAAACGCTGTTTGAGCTGTTGGATCGATGGAATCAAACCCTCAGTTAA
- a CDS encoding PIN domain-containing protein, giving the protein MENRMTHRYILDTNVLIQYPEVFAKVGEQIKLVLPEAVLAEISHAPSTGRWEGLQTLVEEAISRGVEVMQSPHEVKLNIQSMDRAAQRLSGADIDIARIAIDLTNRFGKTAVSVVTADKALIQFLESRNIEAFGAQQFIANTSSQKANQVLQESAGRLASSQSRFAVTSFAMGIVASLVSNMLFSYRNQLLSTIPVWGTILALPLIGIGLYWYRERYRLSYGVFEFCVGVLMGYYIFLPDFDYSKLGATHAIQILGSLYVMVRGMDNIGKGIEGTKFGAYWKQIFS; this is encoded by the coding sequence TTGGAAAATCGTATGACTCACAGGTACATCCTAGATACCAATGTTCTTATTCAGTACCCCGAGGTCTTCGCTAAAGTCGGTGAGCAAATTAAGCTTGTGCTTCCTGAAGCTGTATTAGCTGAAATCTCCCATGCTCCCAGTACTGGAAGATGGGAAGGGCTTCAAACCCTAGTCGAAGAAGCAATTTCTCGTGGTGTCGAAGTGATGCAATCCCCCCACGAAGTTAAGCTAAATATACAATCAATGGATCGTGCTGCTCAACGCCTGAGCGGGGCTGACATTGATATAGCTCGAATTGCTATTGACCTCACTAACCGATTTGGAAAGACAGCAGTAAGTGTTGTTACGGCTGATAAGGCACTAATTCAATTTCTCGAATCCAGAAATATCGAGGCATTTGGAGCGCAACAGTTCATCGCGAATACAAGTTCGCAAAAAGCCAATCAAGTGTTACAGGAATCAGCTGGAAGATTAGCTTCATCTCAAAGTCGTTTCGCAGTTACCAGCTTTGCTATGGGTATCGTTGCCTCGCTAGTTAGTAACATGCTTTTTTCTTACCGCAACCAGTTACTTTCTACTATTCCAGTTTGGGGAACCATACTGGCGCTTCCTTTAATCGGTATAGGGCTGTATTGGTATCGCGAGCGTTACAGATTGTCTTATGGTGTATTTGAGTTCTGTGTAGGTGTACTAATGGGGTACTACATCTTTCTGCCTGACTTCGACTACTCGAAATTGGGTGCAACTCATGCCATTCAGATACTTGGTAGTCTCTATGTAATGGTTCGAGGAATGGATAATATTGGCAAAGGCATAGAAGGCACCAAGTTCGGTGCGTACTGGAAGCAGATTTTTTCATGA
- a CDS encoding nuclear transport factor 2 family protein, producing MIDTVFAERFAHEWVEAWNSHDLEAVLSHYSDDFEMSSPFIIAFSLESGGTLRGKEAVGAYWAAALEKFSDLHFVLDSVFVGADSIALTYTSILDKKAVEVFFFDENWKVVKAVAHYC from the coding sequence ATGATCGATACAGTGTTTGCAGAGCGCTTCGCCCATGAGTGGGTCGAGGCGTGGAATAGTCATGATTTGGAAGCGGTACTATCGCATTACAGCGATGATTTCGAGATGAGTTCGCCGTTTATCATCGCGTTCAGCCTTGAATCGGGTGGGACGCTCAGAGGCAAAGAAGCGGTAGGTGCTTATTGGGCGGCGGCGTTGGAGAAATTCAGTGATCTGCATTTCGTACTGGATAGTGTATTTGTCGGGGCGGATTCGATCGCCCTCACGTATACGTCAATTTTGGATAAAAAGGCGGTAGAGGTTTTCTTTTTCGATGAGAATTGGAAAGTGGTGAAAGCGGTGGCGCATTATTGTTAA
- a CDS encoding 2-isopropylmalate synthase — MHTHTKYTPYPTVTLDKREWADKSATVAPRWVSTDLRDGNQALANPMGIEQKVAYFKALVEFGFKEIEVAYPSASQTEFDFCRRLIEEGLIPEDVTIGVLVPSIECHIVRSFEALRGAKRINIHLYNPTAANQRSVVFRRSREQIIALALEGVECIKREAQDFGGEVVFEYSPESFSQTELDFARDISNAVITAWEPTREHPMILNLPNTLEACSPNIYADRIEWMSKHIKNRESVIISVHPHNDRGCAVASSELAVLAGAQRVEGTILGNGERAGNVDLITLAFNYFSQGIDPCLRVEKVDAILSRITSITGMSVAERHPYVGSMIYTAFSGTHQDAIKKGMEHHREQNSPTWEVPYLAIDPRDIGREYKDSIRINSQSGKGGVAYVLKEIYGIDVPNDMQTKLADEVKRISQKRGGEISSDEVLGIYEGMMKRHENSWNAQEYNKHASFVSTLALPVVDLLAPIEGEVILDLGCGEGTLALEIQKSGAKVTGVDLSHEMVKNSRAKGIDATVMSVTELEFKNRFDAVFSNAVLHWVKESETAVRNIYEALKPNGRFVAEFGGEGNCKTAVDAMKEVFKNHPEFGVFEDPWYFPSIKEYRTLLESCGFRVEYIELIPRPTPVDDIANWLDLFANGVTAHLSREEFSVFKEEVSRITKPKLYDENDGWHVDYVRLRVKAVKGK; from the coding sequence ATGCACACGCATACAAAATACACACCGTATCCAACGGTCACATTGGATAAACGAGAGTGGGCGGATAAATCTGCCACAGTTGCCCCGCGTTGGGTCAGTACCGATTTACGCGACGGGAATCAAGCGTTAGCAAACCCTATGGGTATAGAGCAAAAGGTTGCTTATTTTAAAGCGTTGGTTGAATTTGGGTTTAAAGAGATCGAGGTCGCTTATCCCAGCGCATCACAGACTGAGTTTGATTTCTGCCGTCGCTTAATAGAGGAGGGGTTAATCCCTGAGGATGTCACTATCGGTGTCCTTGTCCCCTCGATAGAGTGTCATATCGTTCGTAGTTTTGAGGCATTACGCGGAGCTAAGCGGATCAATATCCATTTGTACAATCCGACCGCCGCCAATCAGCGCAGTGTCGTCTTTCGCCGCAGTCGTGAGCAGATCATTGCGTTGGCGTTAGAGGGGGTAGAGTGTATCAAACGTGAAGCACAGGACTTTGGCGGAGAAGTAGTATTCGAGTATTCACCGGAGAGCTTTTCACAGACCGAGTTGGATTTCGCCCGCGATATCTCCAATGCAGTGATTACAGCGTGGGAACCGACGCGGGAGCATCCAATGATTTTGAATCTTCCCAATACTTTGGAAGCATGTTCACCGAACATCTATGCCGATCGTATCGAGTGGATGTCCAAGCATATAAAAAATCGTGAGAGCGTCATCATCAGCGTCCATCCGCACAATGACCGAGGATGTGCAGTAGCAAGTTCGGAGTTGGCGGTATTGGCAGGAGCACAGAGAGTGGAGGGGACGATTCTTGGAAATGGCGAGCGGGCAGGGAATGTTGATTTGATCACGTTGGCGTTCAACTATTTTTCGCAGGGCATCGATCCGTGTTTGAGAGTTGAAAAGGTCGATGCGATATTAAGCCGTATCACGAGCATCACGGGTATGAGCGTAGCCGAGCGTCATCCGTATGTGGGTTCGATGATCTATACCGCATTTTCAGGTACCCACCAAGACGCGATCAAAAAAGGGATGGAACACCACAGAGAGCAAAACAGCCCCACATGGGAAGTGCCTTATTTGGCGATCGATCCGCGTGACATTGGCAGAGAGTATAAAGACTCTATCCGTATCAACTCCCAATCGGGCAAAGGGGGAGTGGCGTATGTGTTAAAAGAGATATACGGTATCGATGTCCCCAACGATATGCAGACGAAACTTGCCGACGAGGTAAAACGTATTTCGCAAAAACGAGGCGGTGAAATCAGCAGTGACGAGGTGCTAGGGATTTATGAGGGGATGATGAAACGTCATGAAAACAGTTGGAATGCACAGGAATACAATAAACATGCGTCGTTTGTCTCAACCTTAGCATTGCCCGTCGTTGACTTGCTTGCTCCGATAGAGGGAGAGGTAATATTGGATTTGGGATGCGGAGAGGGGACGTTGGCACTTGAAATCCAAAAGAGCGGTGCGAAAGTAACGGGTGTCGATTTGAGTCACGAGATGGTAAAAAATTCACGTGCAAAAGGGATTGATGCAACGGTAATGAGTGTTACAGAGTTGGAGTTTAAAAACCGATTTGATGCGGTCTTTTCCAATGCGGTGCTTCACTGGGTAAAAGAGAGTGAAACCGCCGTTAGAAACATTTATGAAGCATTGAAGCCTAATGGAAGATTTGTCGCAGAGTTTGGAGGGGAAGGTAATTGTAAAACAGCCGTCGATGCAATGAAAGAGGTGTTTAAAAATCATCCTGAATTTGGAGTGTTTGAAGACCCGTGGTACTTCCCGAGTATTAAAGAATATCGTACACTCTTGGAGTCGTGCGGTTTTAGAGTAGAATACATCGAATTAATCCCACGACCAACCCCAGTGGATGATATTGCCAACTGGCTTGATCTTTTTGCCAATGGGGTAACGGCTCATTTGAGTCGCGAAGAGTTTAGTGTGTTTAAAGAAGAGGTTAGTAGGATTACGAAACCGAAGTTGTACGATGAAAACGACGGTTGGCATGTTGATTATGTCAGGTTGAGAGTTAAAGCAGTGAAAGGAAAATAA
- a CDS encoding DUF3293 domain-containing protein, whose amino-acid sequence MKDIYDNTHFRISHNGEEIDFTIDTLPSYPPFDAPFAILTAWNPNNQPLSLEENTARNEELFEKLLEYGYPFDEALGYLDDHSEESYCIYEIPFEEAIELAKAEEQYAIFFSSATQVGYYECETGVAITERALEK is encoded by the coding sequence ATGAAAGACATTTACGATAACACCCATTTTAGAATCTCTCACAACGGCGAAGAGATCGATTTTACCATTGACACCCTACCCTCTTATCCACCCTTCGATGCACCCTTTGCCATTCTCACCGCATGGAATCCAAACAATCAACCACTAAGTCTTGAGGAAAATACGGCTCGTAACGAAGAGCTCTTTGAGAAGCTTTTAGAGTACGGATATCCGTTTGATGAAGCGCTTGGGTATTTGGACGATCACAGTGAAGAGAGTTATTGCATCTATGAGATCCCATTTGAAGAGGCAATTGAATTAGCCAAAGCAGAGGAGCAATACGCGATCTTTTTTTCCTCCGCTACGCAAGTCGGTTATTATGAGTGTGAAACAGGAGTGGCAATTACCGAAAGAGCGTTAGAAAAATAG
- a CDS encoding DNA polymerase Y family protein, producing MIIHLDLDTFFCSCERVMNPSLIGKKIAVGGRGDPFIFDRKPSHAKKLVALNSGAFVPSLFHSEHDHSKYFREGEKIRGIVTTASYEARQFGVKTGMTIYEALQKCPDITLLPPNHLLYHTMSHELMEYLHTLVPVMEQYSIDEIFGDLRGWIEDNETDDFIKQLQSDITMKFKLPVSIGASPAKWIAKLATGTAKPYGTKVVYKEDIRAFVNDIAIDEFPGVGRAFSKKMQKYGIRTIGQAWDSPHLFASWGRQGRDLYARLTGEDHESVQASRSRKGIGISRSMDHPIKERDELFRRIHIMVRHWSHTIMKLGVNPTTFHFSLGYENWGSSKKQYTIYRLFNEKFIQEFAYDKFKELDLYPHIAVKYIGMSASKFIHHDPKTLDMLEYEDDTKMRRLTDALTKIRDKYGMDIVRGGGEL from the coding sequence ATGATAATCCATTTAGATCTCGATACTTTCTTTTGTTCCTGCGAGCGGGTGATGAATCCCTCCTTGATCGGCAAGAAGATTGCCGTGGGAGGACGGGGTGATCCGTTTATCTTTGATCGTAAACCCTCGCATGCCAAAAAGCTCGTTGCTCTTAATTCCGGTGCGTTTGTCCCCTCACTCTTTCATAGCGAGCATGATCACTCTAAGTATTTCCGTGAGGGTGAGAAAATACGGGGGATCGTTACCACTGCAAGCTATGAGGCACGCCAATTTGGTGTGAAAACGGGAATGACTATTTATGAAGCATTACAGAAGTGTCCAGATATCACCCTCCTCCCTCCCAATCATCTGCTCTATCACACGATGAGTCATGAGCTGATGGAATATCTGCATACTCTTGTGCCTGTTATGGAGCAATACAGCATTGATGAGATATTTGGAGATCTTCGAGGATGGATAGAAGATAATGAGACGGATGATTTTATCAAACAGCTTCAAAGCGATATCACCATGAAGTTCAAACTCCCCGTCTCTATAGGGGCGAGTCCGGCGAAATGGATTGCGAAACTTGCTACCGGTACTGCAAAGCCTTATGGAACCAAAGTGGTGTACAAAGAGGATATTAGAGCATTCGTGAACGATATCGCTATCGATGAGTTCCCCGGAGTAGGCAGAGCGTTTTCCAAAAAGATGCAGAAGTATGGGATCAGGACAATAGGACAGGCTTGGGATTCTCCTCATCTCTTTGCTTCCTGGGGACGACAGGGGAGAGATCTTTATGCCAGACTCACGGGTGAAGATCATGAGAGTGTACAGGCGTCACGAAGTCGTAAAGGTATTGGAATATCCAGAAGTATGGATCATCCGATCAAAGAACGTGATGAACTCTTCCGACGGATACACATCATGGTGAGGCACTGGAGCCATACGATCATGAAACTCGGAGTCAATCCGACAACGTTTCATTTCTCGCTCGGATATGAGAACTGGGGAAGTTCGAAGAAACAATACACTATCTATCGCCTCTTTAACGAGAAGTTTATTCAAGAGTTCGCTTATGATAAGTTCAAAGAGCTTGATCTCTATCCCCATATTGCGGTTAAGTATATTGGAATGAGTGCCAGTAAGTTTATTCACCACGATCCCAAAACACTCGATATGCTTGAATATGAAGACGATACCAAGATGCGTCGTCTTACCGATGCATTAACGAAGATACGGGATAAGTATGGGATGGATATTGTGAGAGGGGGAGGGGAGTTGTAA
- a CDS encoding ParB/RepB/Spo0J family partition protein — MKFERKGAFAAVVEEENAKVEAALKEVEKRVSTNDVVMIDIDMITNPKKHDRVGYSQSTINEMALSFNEVGQLQPIVVRTLPSGKYERIIGFRRILAAKEAKWGQIKAIVLDNISDDIAALMMLSENMHREDPNIYDQTIKLIEFISISMGIGEEELIKLLYRFRNFDSNRLDGLEEGEKEAREKIEIILERTAKITLRTMSDRLRVLSLDEDIIHAMRERGLSYINAVEINKVKNDESRRVLLERAIEERPSKNEVIAWVKALKPDEVTENSKEGVVEMAKKLTKGITAKSIKNLAKADQDKLMDYLKKIDEILKNQ, encoded by the coding sequence ATGAAATTTGAGCGAAAAGGGGCATTCGCAGCTGTTGTAGAAGAAGAAAATGCTAAGGTTGAAGCGGCTCTGAAAGAAGTTGAGAAGAGGGTATCCACTAATGATGTCGTGATGATCGATATAGATATGATCACAAACCCTAAAAAGCATGATAGAGTAGGATACAGTCAAAGTACCATTAACGAAATGGCTCTTTCTTTTAACGAGGTAGGTCAACTACAGCCAATAGTGGTGCGAACACTACCAAGCGGAAAATATGAACGAATTATTGGTTTTAGACGTATTCTAGCGGCCAAAGAAGCTAAATGGGGACAAATCAAGGCTATTGTCCTCGATAACATTTCTGATGACATAGCAGCTCTTATGATGTTGTCTGAGAATATGCACCGTGAAGACCCGAATATTTACGATCAAACGATTAAGCTGATTGAGTTTATTTCAATTTCAATGGGGATTGGTGAAGAAGAGTTAATCAAGCTTCTTTACCGTTTCCGCAACTTCGATTCTAATCGTCTTGATGGGCTAGAAGAGGGCGAAAAAGAAGCCCGCGAAAAGATCGAGATTATATTGGAGCGTACAGCAAAAATTACGTTGCGTACCATGTCGGATCGATTACGGGTATTGTCTCTTGATGAGGACATTATTCATGCTATGCGCGAAAGAGGGCTCTCTTATATTAATGCGGTCGAGATCAATAAAGTTAAAAATGATGAGAGTCGAAGGGTATTATTAGAACGTGCTATAGAGGAGCGACCGAGTAAGAATGAAGTGATTGCGTGGGTCAAGGCACTCAAACCCGATGAAGTTACTGAAAACTCGAAAGAGGGTGTGGTTGAGATGGCTAAAAAGCTAACAAAAGGGATCACTGCTAAATCGATTAAGAATCTTGCGAAAGCGGATCAAGACAAGTTGATGGACTATCTTAAAAAAATTGATGAAATTTTAAAAAATCAATAG
- a CDS encoding ParA family protein yields the protein MAKGQVVVVANQKGGVGKSTTVYALMDEFAETLGLKILVIDYDPQGTLTSLLDIDQAVLAECRKEGSICNMFERKEVNIIEYSDKIDFIPSDDALNDSFYSSKPGKELMLQKYVDKVRGDYDLIFIDTKPDLQAPIISAILAADIIVNTIATGGIEEDATIKFYNKLDEIVDLYNKKILKVFVIPTMLDTSRDAKDALYSIKVNLPDLYSKRYAALVNVPLEILKPIPRRAVFKNATGVKVSIRKYIEEFDTGKKDVLLDLEQIAKKIWGEVKQNG from the coding sequence ATGGCAAAAGGTCAGGTTGTGGTTGTAGCAAACCAAAAAGGCGGTGTTGGTAAATCGACTACAGTTTACGCTCTTATGGACGAGTTCGCGGAGACTCTGGGGCTTAAGATACTTGTGATCGATTATGATCCACAAGGTACCCTTACCTCATTATTAGACATTGACCAAGCAGTTCTTGCAGAATGTCGAAAAGAGGGAAGTATCTGCAATATGTTTGAGCGTAAAGAGGTAAATATCATCGAATACTCTGATAAAATCGATTTCATCCCGAGTGATGACGCTTTAAATGATTCGTTTTATTCATCTAAACCGGGCAAAGAGTTGATGTTGCAAAAATACGTCGATAAAGTTCGTGGTGATTATGATCTTATCTTTATTGACACAAAACCTGACTTACAAGCGCCGATTATCAGTGCTATATTGGCAGCCGACATCATTGTAAATACTATCGCAACCGGCGGAATCGAAGAAGATGCAACAATCAAGTTCTACAACAAACTTGACGAGATTGTCGATCTTTATAATAAGAAAATTTTGAAAGTATTTGTTATACCTACAATGCTAGACACTTCACGTGATGCTAAAGATGCTCTGTATTCAATAAAAGTGAATTTGCCGGATCTTTATAGCAAACGATATGCAGCACTTGTAAATGTGCCGTTAGAGATACTAAAACCTATTCCAAGACGTGCCGTGTTTAAAAACGCCACTGGAGTAAAAGTATCAATTCGTAAATATATTGAAGAGTTTGATACCGGTAAGAAAGATGTCCTTTTGGATCTTGAACAAATTGCTAAGAAAATATGGGGTGAGGTAAAACAAAATGGCTAA